From the Mastacembelus armatus chromosome 14, fMasArm1.2, whole genome shotgun sequence genome, one window contains:
- the LOC113143063 gene encoding olfactory receptor 4E1-like — translation MRNFSEVTYFYLSDFYEMENYKSVYFFIFLIIYVIIVAENVALLLVVYHEKILHEPMYLLLCNLAVNGLYGSTALLPAILSKVLSHSYEISLPLCQTQIFALHTYAIVEFTILAVMSYDRYMAICYPLPYHAIMSQRLGKLIVFTWLYPMLAFLSVFIFTLQIRFCERKIEKVHCSNYSLVKLACTDTSILNIVGLLSVVLYTLPQLMMIFYSYAHILRICILSVKKSKLKALRTCTPHLLAVINYSIGCLFEIAQTRLNSSHLPHPARLFLSLYFLIFPPILNPAIYGLSIQVIRVRLLRLFSRKSRQVQKM, via the coding sequence ATGAGAAACTTCTCCGAGGTAACATATTTTTATCTGTCTGATTTCTATGAAATGGAGAACTACAAGTCAGTGTACTTTTTCATCTTCCTGATTATATATGTAATCATTGTCGCTGAAAATGTCGCCTTGCTCCTGGTGGTCTATCATGAAAAAATACTGCACGAGCCGATGTATTTATTGCTGTGTAACCTGGCTGTGAATGGTTTGTATGGGAGCACTGCTTTGCTGCCGGCAATACTGAGCAAGGTGCTGTCACATTCATACGAGATATCTCTACCGCTTTGTCAGACACAGATCTTTGCTCTACACACATATGCCATCGTTGAATTCACGATTTTAGCAGTGATGAGTTATGACAGGTATATGGCCATTTGTTACCCGCTGCCATATCATGCAATCATGTCACAAAGACTTGGCAAACTTATTGTTTTCACATGGCTTTACCCCATGCTggcatttctttctgtcttcattttcaCCCTGCAGATTAGGTTTTGTGAACGAAAGATAGAAAAAGTGCACTGCAGTAATTATTCCCTTGTTAAACTTGCCTGTACAGACACATCTATTCTTAACATAGTCGGGCTACTGTCTGTAGTTCTATATACACTCCCACAGCTTATGATGATCTTTTATTCATATGCACACATCTTGAGGATATGTATATTATCAGTCAAAAAATCCAAGCTCAAAGCCCTCCGGACTTGCACCCCTCATTTGTTAGCAGTAATTAACTACTCTATTGGATGCTTGTTTGAAATAGCACAAACTCGATTAAACAGTAGCCACCTGCCACACCCCGCCAGGCTGTTTTTATCTCTGTACTTCCTGATATTTCCACCGATTCTCAATCCAGCAATCTATGGTTTGAGTATTCAGGTCATAAGAGTGCGACTGCTCAGGCTTTTCAGCAGAAAAAGTAGGCAAGTCCAAAAAATGTAG
- the rnf167 gene encoding E3 ubiquitin-protein ligase RNF167 produces MVHLGVWWEGARLSVLILVFCSILVPSPTHAYIYAHYGNMTSMLFEDLPALFGSPLPKDGLRGVLVVSRPLNGCTTIDPPPPLPTSYDANTTKFIVLIKRYDCNFDIKVLHAQKAGYSAAIVHNVYSDSLLNMNYSNDTIAEEIEIPSVFTSYYASQILKNFIIPEQGAYVILKPEFAFPLSYYLIPFTGVVGMIILVMSIVLIIRCVQYRKRLRKNRLTKAQLKRIPTHRFSKGDNYDVCAICLDEYEEGDKLRVLPCSHAYHCKCVDPWLTKTKKTCPVCKQRVTRNNQEHSESESEEETGGRGEEEGTEGEADSERTPLLRPSNPGSPSGSPGPYSATTNTTTAQCLASPARCVSPILGYESYYSPQEGTDSESDDTGEDRHHTEDDTTQLISTNRVEI; encoded by the exons ATGGTTCATCTGGGTGTGTGGTGGGAGGGAGCTCGACTGAGTGTCCTCATACTGGTTTTCTGCAGCATACTGGTTCCGTCACCCACACATGCTTATATCTATGCT catTATGGCAATATGACCTCCATGCTGTTTGAAGACCTGCCTGCCTTGTTTGGATCCCCACTTCCTAAGGATGGCCTAAGG GGAGTTTTAGTGGTGTCCCGTCCACTTAATGGCTGCACTACAATAGATCCCCCTCCCCCATTACCAACATCTTATGATGCCAACACCACCAAGTTCATCGTTCTTATCAAACGATATGACTGCAATTTTGATATAAAG GTCTTGCATGCACAGAAAGCTGGATACAGTGCCGCAATTGTACACAACGTGTACTCAGACTCACTGCTCAACATGAACTACAGCAATG ACACTATTGCAGAGGAAATTGAGATTCCTTCTGTCTTTACAAGCTACTATGCCTCCCAAATTCTCAAGAATTTTATAATTCCAGAGCAGGG GGCCTATGTGATCCTCAAGCCCGAGTTTGCTTTTCCACTCTCGTACTACCTTATTCCCTTCACTGGAGTAGTTGGCATGATCATTCTTGTGATGAGCATTGTCTTG ATTATAAGATGTGTGCAGTACAGAAAAAGGCTGAGGAAAAATCGCTTGACCAAAGCACAGCTGAAACGGATTCCCACCCACAGGTTCAGTAAAG GGGATAACTACGATGTCTGTGCAATCTGTTTGGATGAGTATGAAGAAGGAGACAAGCTGCGAGTTTTACCTTGTTCACatg ccTACCACTGCAAGTGTGTCGACCCGTGGCTCACAAAGACCAAGAAGACATGTCCTGTGTGCAAACAGCGGGTCACCCGGAACAACCAGGAGCACTCTGAGTCTGAATCAGAGGAGGAAACTGGAGGACGTGGGGAGGAAGAAGGAACAGAGGGTGAAGCGGACTCGGAGCGCACTCCTCTGCTTCGGCCCTCCAACCCAGGGTCCCCCTCGGGGAGCCCAGGGCCCTATTCAGCCACCACCAACACCACTACTGCCCAGTGCCTCGCCTCCCCCGCACGCTGCGTCTCACCCATCCTCGGTTATGAAAGCTACTACTCCCCCCAGGAGGGCACAGACTCAGAAAGTGATGACACAGGAGAGGACAGGCACCACACCGAAGATGACACCACTCAGCTCATCAGTACAAATAGAGTAGAGATTTGA